ACCGGCACGCCGGCTTCGTGTTGCTTGAGAATGGCCAGAATCTGGCGGTCGGAAAATCGAGACTTCTTCATGCTTCACTCCTTCTGCGATCATCTTAAAAGTCTCTACTCAAAACCTCGACTAAAATCTGGGGGGATTACACTATCCCTGTCGTTTCTCTTACGGCTCTTACCATATTGTGGATCGCGAGGGTTACCAGCTCATTGGTCGCTTGTTCGTCAATAAAGGTATTGCTGACGCCCGGGCCGATTCTGAAATTATCTACCGCTTTCTCGACAATGTAAGCGTCAGTGCTCGCGCCGGCGAGGGCAGGATACGCCGCATAGGAGTCGACGCCTATACCTACAAAGCCAAGCCAACTTGACCCTGTTTCACGGTAGATTTTTAGAGTAGCTGTTCTGGTCGAATATGACGAAGATGTAGCAACGCCAACCACTTCGTTCCAGCCATCTTCTAGTCGGATTACGGCTTCACGCTGAACGTAAGTTCTTGAATCCGAGATGGTTTGCCTGAAACCCGACCCATTCGTCCGATTGGCTATTTCAACGTCTTCAACCCCATCACTTGACGACACTAGAATCGTCACGGGAATGCTTTGTGTGACAGCGCGAATCTCACTTTCAGTTGATGCTGTGTAACTCCGATCTGCAACCAAGCGAAGCTCGAGGTCACTTCCGACAAGTGGACGGCTCTCATTGGCGCCAGACTCATTTCTTTGAAACACACGCTCAGCGTCCTGAAGGTCCCTAAAGGTTGCCCAATCGAAACTGGCGCTCGAAATATTAACTACTTCGTCGTTGCGTGCCACGTACGTTTGAGACAAAGTCCATCGTTTTCTTAGGTCCAACGTATCTACAAAGGAAATTGTTAGAGAGATCTCTGCGGCACGGTTACGCGCAACGCCGCTATCGAGAACTTACTGGGCGGGATGCGCCAGCTGCCGGCGGCAAATCGTCGAGGGATCTCACTGCTCAGGAAAAAGCTGCTGACCAGGCAGCGCGGCTCCAGATTAGCACCGAGTTAGGCCACTCCCGCGAGCAAATCACGGCGACTTACCTTGGCCGATAATAACGCCCTCGACGAGACGCCAACGATCGGCACGACCGAAGCTGCACGCCTGCTCCACTGCTGCTCCGAAACCGTCAAACGCCGAGCGCGCGATGGCGAACTTCCAGGTCGGCGCGTCGGCCGATCCTGGGTTTTCCTTCGGGCTGACGTCCTAAACTACGTGCGGGGCTATACTGGTCCTGAGCGGTCGCCGCACCTATCAGGAAGGAGACTGCAATCATGCAAATCTACCAACGTGGTAAACGCGGCATCTGGTGGGTCCGGTTCACATCGCCGGATCACCGAAGAATACGCGTCAGCACTGGGACTGCCGATAAAAAGGCAGCCCAGGAATACGCCGACAAACTGAAGGCGGATTCATGGCGCGTTTGTAAGCTCGGGGACCGTCCCCGAAGGTCATGGCAGGAAGCTGTGATCCGTTTTTTGAAGGAGACGACCCACAAGCGAACCCATGCGCAGGACATTGCAAAGTTGAAGTGGCTCGATCCATACCTGGGGCATCTGATGCTGGATGAGGTCCGCCCGGATGTGCTTCGCTCCATTCGCGACCGCATCGAAGGTGGCCATGGCCCCAAGGGCGGTTCGACACGCGCAAACTGCAACCGTTACCTTGCTCTGGTTCGTTCGATCCTGCGCAAGGCGGCGGGCGAGTGGGACTGGCTGGACCGTCCGCCGGTGATCAAGCTTCATTCGGAAGGTCCGGGAAGCCGTCAGGAATATCGATGGCTCACCCGTTCCCAGGCCGACCGCCTGCTTCGACGACTTAAACCCCACCGGCACATTGCAGACATGATGCGATTCACCCTGGCTACGGGGCTAAGAGAGAGGAACGTCACTGGACTGACGTGGTCGCGTGTCGATATTCCTCGAAAAGTGGCCTGGGTCTCGCCCATCGAGTCCAAGTCCAGACGCGCTCTTTCGGTGCCGCTAAATGAGGATGCTATTCGGGTCCTTGGGTACTGGCACCTACGCCACCCGGATAACGTGTTTGTTTGGCGGTGTAGGCCGGTCAAGCGGGCCAACACGAAAGCTTGGCGCGACGCCTTGCGTGCGGAAGGGTTAAAGCCGCACCGGGGAAAGCACCAGGAGAACTTTCGCTGGCACGATCTGCGGCATACGTGGGCAACATGGCACGTGATGGCTGGAACGCCTCTGGAGGTGCTGCAGCAGTTGGGTGGCTGGTCGAGTTTTGAGATGGTGTTGCGGTATGCCCATCTCGCTCCGAGTCACGTAGCCGCCTATGCATCGAACGTCAGTGGCACAAATCTGGCACGTTTTGAAAACGAGACTCAATGCGCCCCATTGGAATCCGGGCTAAAGCACTGAAAAATATCGGAAAAATGGTGGGCCGTATAGGATTCGAACCTATGACCAATGGATTAAAAGTCCACTGCTCTACCAACTGAGCTAACGGCCCCAGGGAAGGCGGCGAATAATAATGTAATCGCTGCTGGCTGTACAGAGGCGCGGCCAATGGATTTGCGCTGTGCACATTGTCATCGGTGAGAGGCACACATTCACCAGGGAGACACCCAATGCATATTGGCCTGCTGTTTATCGGTTTACTGGTGTTTTTGGGATTGGTCGGCTAGCGGCTCAGGCGTCACCAGGCCGTTTGCGGCATGGAGTACTCTGTTAGCAGTCGTGTCAGTTCGCTTTCTTCGCTCGCAGGGCAGCCTTGTCGGCTTCGCTGAGAAACGCGGCGTCGACCGCGTTGAGCCGCGCTTGGCGAATCTGCGCTTCGCTCATGCCGGCGGCGGGCGCCGCCTGTTCGATTTCGTGCGGCAGGTCGATGCCACTGATCGACGGGTCGTCGCTGTTCAGCGTGACCTTGAGGCCGGCCTCTGCCATCTGCGTCACGGGGTGTGACGGATAGTCCGCGACCGCGCTGATGTGCAGGTTGGAGGTGATACATACCTCCAAGGGGATTTCGTGCTCCACCAGGAAATCTACGAGCTTAGGGTCTTCCAGCGACCGAAAGCCGTGGCCGATTCGGCTCGCCCCAAGGTCCCTGATCGCTGACCACACGCTGGCCGCACCGTCCGCCTCACCGGCGTGAACCGTCACCGCCAAGCCGGCGTCCGCGACCTTGCGGAAGTGATCCTTAAAAAGCGGGGCCGGGTAGCCGGCTTCGTCGCCGGCGAGATCGACGGCGATAAGGTGCTGGCGGTTGGCGAGGAGCGCGTCGAGCTCGCGGTGGCAGATCTCAGGCCCGTAGGTTCTACTCAGGATGCCGATCAGCTGACAGGGCAGGCCGGTTTCTTCGCGGCCCTGCGTGACGCCGTCCGCCACCGCAGCCACCACACTCGCCGGATCCAGCTGATGGCTCTCGGCCATAAACCACGGGCTGAACCGCAGCTCCGCATAGTCGATCCCGTGGCGTTGCATATCGAGGACGTTCTCATAAGCGATGCGACGGCACGCTTCGAGGTCCACCAAAATGGCGGTGAGATATTTGAACCGTTCAAGAAACGCCATCAGCCCGGGCTCCTTGCCGTCGATCTGGACGTAAGGCAAAAGGTCGGCGGCGTTGTCGGCCGGCAGCGGCACGCCGTGCTGCTTGGCCAGCTCGAGGATGGTCGTCAGCCGGACGTTACCGTCGAGGTGGCGATGCAGGTCCACCAGCGGCAGGTTGGGGTCCATGGTTGTCACGCGAGCACTCGCTAAGGCAATCAATGAGAAATAGTTAAAGGTCCGAGAGCCCTGAAAGACTCTCGGACCCAAAGTTGGTCCTGAGCAGTGTGACTGACGTCAGGCCAGCAGGCTGCGCAGCATCCAGGCGTTTTTCTCATGCACCTGCATCCGCTGGGTCAGCAGGTCTGCCGTAGGCTCATCGCCAGCCTCGTCGGCTGCCTCGAAAACACTGCGTGCTGTCCGCACGACCGTCTCTTGCCCGTCCACGAGCTGCCCGATCATCTCTTCGGCACTCGGAACGCCGGTTTCTTCGGCGATCGACGAAAGCTCGGCAAACTGCTTGTAAGAACCCGGCGCGGCTACGTCCAACGCCCGAATCCGCTCGGCGATCTCATCGACCGCGGTTGCCAGCTCCGTGTAATGCGTCTCAAACAGCGTGTGCAGCGTCGCAAACATCGGCCCGGTCACGTTCCAATGGAAGTTGTGCGTCTTCAGATATAATGTGTAGCTATCCGCCAGCAGTCGGGACAGGCCTTCAGCGATCTTGTCTCGGTCTGATTCGTTGATTCCGATGTTGATGCTCATTGCTCGTACTCCTTAATCGATGCGGCTATGTTACGCATTGATATTCAATTGTTCAAATCAATTGATATGATTATATCGATTGAGTATTGCTATTAAATGACCAAGCCCGAGCGCCAGAATCCGCCGTCAGACCCAGCAGCTAGCGACACCGCTGGCGCCTCGGCTGCACTCGATCTTAGCGGGGTGATGAATCGCGATGTCCCGGAGCTGCAGCGGCGCGTCCGACTGATTGCGCGGCGTCGCCGCGAAGGCAAGCCGGTGGACCGAGCCGTGGCGGCGCTTGAGGCCATGGCCGCCGAATCCCGCGCGGCCCGGGAATCACGCGATGCGGCGGCGCTAAGGGTGGAGTTTGATCCTCAGCTGCCCATCAGCGGGCATATCGACGAAATCTGCCGTCAGCTTCAAAACCACCAGGTGCTGGTGGTCGCCGGTGAAACCGGTTCCGGCAAAACGACCCAACTCCCCAAGGCCTGCTGGCTGGCGGGGCGCGGCCGGGTGGGATGGATCGGATGCACGCAGCCTCGGCGAATTGCCGCCAGGAGCATCGCGGCCCGGCTGGCGGAGGAGCTCAACGTAACCGTGGGTGAGGCCGTGGGCTATCAGGTGCGCTTCGACCAGCAGGTCGGCACCGATAGTCTCATTAAGGTCATGACCGACGGCATCCTGCTGAGCGAAACCGAGCGCGACCGCCAGCTGATGGCGTACGACACGCTGATCATCGACGAAGCGCACGAGCGCTCCCTCAACATCGATTTTTTGCTGGGCTACCTCAAGCGCCTGCTGCCCAAGCGCCCCGATCTAAAGCTGATTATCACCTCAGCGACCATCGATACCGCCCGCTTTTCGGCGCACTTTGATGATGCGCCGGTGATCGAGGTTTCTGGCCGCAGCTACCCGGTCGAGATGCGATACAGGCCGCTGCTG
The Pseudomonadota bacterium genome window above contains:
- a CDS encoding Dps family protein, whose product is MSINIGINESDRDKIAEGLSRLLADSYTLYLKTHNFHWNVTGPMFATLHTLFETHYTELATAVDEIAERIRALDVAAPGSYKQFAELSSIAEETGVPSAEEMIGQLVDGQETVVRTARSVFEAADEAGDEPTADLLTQRMQVHEKNAWMLRSLLA
- a CDS encoding helix-turn-helix domain-containing protein, with translation MADNNALDETPTIGTTEAARLLHCCSETVKRRARDGELPGRRVGRSWVFLRADVLNYVRGYTGPERSPHLSGRRLQSCKSTNVVNAASGGSGSHRRITEEYASALGLPIKRQPRNTPTN
- the add gene encoding adenosine deaminase; translation: MDPNLPLVDLHRHLDGNVRLTTILELAKQHGVPLPADNAADLLPYVQIDGKEPGLMAFLERFKYLTAILVDLEACRRIAYENVLDMQRHGIDYAELRFSPWFMAESHQLDPASVVAAVADGVTQGREETGLPCQLIGILSRTYGPEICHRELDALLANRQHLIAVDLAGDEAGYPAPLFKDHFRKVADAGLAVTVHAGEADGAASVWSAIRDLGASRIGHGFRSLEDPKLVDFLVEHEIPLEVCITSNLHISAVADYPSHPVTQMAEAGLKVTLNSDDPSISGIDLPHEIEQAAPAAGMSEAQIRQARLNAVDAAFLSEADKAALRAKKAN
- a CDS encoding site-specific integrase codes for the protein MWWVRFTSPDHRRIRVSTGTADKKAAQEYADKLKADSWRVCKLGDRPRRSWQEAVIRFLKETTHKRTHAQDIAKLKWLDPYLGHLMLDEVRPDVLRSIRDRIEGGHGPKGGSTRANCNRYLALVRSILRKAAGEWDWLDRPPVIKLHSEGPGSRQEYRWLTRSQADRLLRRLKPHRHIADMMRFTLATGLRERNVTGLTWSRVDIPRKVAWVSPIESKSRRALSVPLNEDAIRVLGYWHLRHPDNVFVWRCRPVKRANTKAWRDALRAEGLKPHRGKHQENFRWHDLRHTWATWHVMAGTPLEVLQQLGGWSSFEMVLRYAHLAPSHVAAYASNVSGTNLARFENETQCAPLESGLKH